A genomic stretch from Candidatus Thiothrix anitrata includes:
- a CDS encoding group II truncated hemoglobin: MELPIRTHYDMLGGEQGIRQLVNRFYDLMDELPEAWELRKIHQQDLQSARDKLFKFLSGWLGGPGLYEAEYGHPRLRARHMPFPVDTQMRDQWLMCINQALDEQVSDELFKLQLKSSFANVADHMRNRAG; encoded by the coding sequence ATGGAATTACCCATCAGAACCCACTACGACATGCTCGGCGGCGAACAAGGCATACGCCAATTGGTTAACCGCTTTTATGACTTAATGGACGAACTGCCAGAAGCGTGGGAATTGCGCAAAATTCATCAGCAAGATTTGCAAAGTGCACGCGACAAACTTTTTAAGTTTTTATCGGGCTGGCTCGGTGGCCCCGGATTGTACGAAGCCGAATACGGGCATCCGCGTTTGCGAGCGCGGCACATGCCTTTCCCGGTGGATACGCAAATGCGTGACCAGTGGTTAATGTGCATTAATCAGGCATTGGATGAGCAAGTCAGTGACGAGTTATTCAAGTTACAACTGAAATCTTCGTTTGCCAACGTCGCGGATCACATGCGTAACCGGGCGGGCTAA
- a CDS encoding lysophospholipid acyltransferase family protein: MNALNTFWLGLRAAIYWAGSVVSTLLVGGMMMVVLWALPDKVRYPAVTLWNRFNVWWLEVTCGVKYRVLGRENIPAQGAFLIMANHQSTWETYALPVIFPQRLTWVLKQELLKIPFFGWGLRMLRPIAIDRSAGRAAIKQMSQQGKALLEAGICVVIFPEGTRIAPPETGEFKIGGALMAAQIGALVVPVAHNAGESWRRHAWIKKPGTITVSIGEPLLTKGMKADAINQHVRGWIEAEKARLPPPAYA, from the coding sequence ATGAACGCATTAAATACATTCTGGTTGGGGTTGCGGGCTGCCATTTACTGGGCGGGTTCGGTAGTCAGCACTTTGTTGGTTGGCGGCATGATGATGGTGGTGCTGTGGGCATTGCCAGATAAAGTGCGTTACCCGGCTGTTACCTTGTGGAACCGTTTCAATGTGTGGTGGTTGGAAGTGACTTGCGGGGTCAAATACCGGGTGTTAGGGCGTGAAAACATCCCGGCGCAAGGTGCGTTTCTGATCATGGCAAACCACCAATCGACGTGGGAAACCTATGCCTTGCCGGTAATTTTTCCGCAGCGTTTGACTTGGGTGCTCAAGCAAGAGTTATTGAAAATTCCGTTTTTCGGCTGGGGTTTACGTATGCTGCGCCCGATTGCGATTGACCGCAGCGCGGGGCGTGCCGCGATTAAACAAATGAGTCAGCAGGGTAAAGCCTTGCTGGAAGCCGGTATTTGCGTGGTTATTTTCCCGGAAGGCACTCGCATTGCCCCACCGGAAACCGGCGAATTCAAAATCGGTGGCGCATTGATGGCGGCACAAATCGGTGCTTTGGTGGTTCCGGTGGCACACAATGCCGGGGAAAGTTGGCGGCGGCACGCTTGGATCAAAAAGCCCGGTACGATTACCGTGAGTATCGGCGAGCCATTGTTAACCAAAGGCATGAAAGCCGACGCAATTAATCAGCACGTCAGGGGCTGGATTGAGGCTGAAAAAGCTCGGTTGCCGCCGCCAGCTTACGCTTAG
- the gmhB gene encoding D-glycero-beta-D-manno-heptose 1,7-bisphosphate 7-phosphatase encodes MRGINKLIILDRDGVINEDSDNFIRSVAEWIPIPGSIEAMARLYHAGYTLTVATNQSGIARGYYSVEELDAMHAKLRGLLAAHGAEIALIAYCPHLGEAQCACRKPKPGMMFDIAQQLGADVTQAVVVGDSLRDWQAAAAAGAGYVQVRTGKGERTLADGRLPADIPVFDNLAHYVDSLL; translated from the coding sequence GTGAGGGGTATAAACAAACTTATTATCCTCGACCGCGACGGCGTAATTAACGAGGATTCGGATAATTTCATCCGCAGCGTGGCTGAATGGATCCCAATTCCCGGCAGCATTGAAGCCATGGCGCGGCTGTATCACGCCGGTTACACCTTGACGGTGGCGACTAATCAATCGGGTATCGCACGCGGCTATTACAGCGTGGAAGAATTGGATGCGATGCACGCCAAGTTACGCGGATTATTGGCAGCACACGGTGCGGAAATTGCGTTGATCGCGTATTGCCCACATCTAGGCGAAGCGCAGTGCGCGTGTCGTAAACCCAAACCGGGCATGATGTTCGATATTGCGCAACAGCTTGGCGCGGACGTGACGCAAGCGGTAGTGGTGGGGGATTCGTTACGCGACTGGCAAGCCGCCGCCGCAGCGGGCGCGGGTTATGTGCAAGTGCGTACCGGCAAAGGCGAACGCACCTTAGCTGATGGGCGTTTACCCGCCGATATACCTGTGTTCGACAATCTGGCACACTACGTCGATTCACTCCTTTAG